In a genomic window of Pedobacter sp. KBS0701:
- a CDS encoding TonB-dependent receptor yields the protein MIKKIQIKLKGYITTLVLLLFIHVSYAQDQKKVTGKVTDEKGEVLVGVSVRVKGSNTGTSTDKDGNYTLQAAPAAILVFSYVGFSNQEAGVNATGVVNIKMAGDKQLDEVVVVGYGTAKKKDLTGGLAVVGKEQINMVSTPNLMDRLVGQVAGFNITTGNAAPGQDQTLLIRGENSLSASNNPLIILDGIPYSGSLVDLDPNNIENLTILKDASAVAIYGSRGSNGVILIQTKRGILGKAQVNYKGQLGFAEPMQRIDVMGPNEYIRFKQDIGRLRLGYTGEQLDPIAGNIISVTERENYKNGITSNWQDYIFQRGITMDHQLSISGGTQNTKYMAAASSLSQEGVVYNSKLSRLNVTANIDQTFNNWLTVGIGTQFTQRSDGGITPNIEHAIKQSPYGKYKDAAGYYVAEPMEYSLIVNPMRNVNADQDRINRSFFLTGYADLKLPVKGLTARSNFGYNYRNGFTGTYYGRDTFDGREQAGLVGGKASVSNNQYNDYTWENILKYERTFGDHRIDATGLFSMNQTRSVNTTQNGEGFVTDDTGYFIMGNASRNITNVSGISETAMLSYMGRLNYAYKGKYLATFTGRTDGASVFAVNRKYAFFPSAALAWNISEEKFVKDNINWIDLVKLRVSYGANGNQAITAYRTLDRLNSSVKYTWGDGSTAVNTAYLAGDGVGNPNLKWETTYTTNVGLDFQLFKNRLSGTIDAYLSNTKDLLMIRTVPIMNGYSRIWDNIGQTQNKGFEVTLNSLNINSENFKWNSTAVFSLDRDKIVELRGDGLDDIGNNWFIGKPLRVFYDYNMIGIWQKGENYAPQPGAGAGAAKLEDVDGNGKIELADRKVIGSKMPRYTASFSNRFSYKNFYMSALLTGVFGVWRDDHMANIGAWTFGITNYVHQANYWTPENPGATIVSPGYTNSLGHGYYKKVNYVQVKNITLGYRVAPQLAKKVGVSGIDVNVSVNNLDTFSNIRQVLNYDNTWMASYPTARSYMFGLNVNF from the coding sequence ATGATTAAAAAAATACAAATCAAACTTAAAGGCTACATTACAACGCTGGTGCTGTTATTATTCATACACGTTAGTTATGCGCAAGACCAGAAAAAAGTTACAGGTAAAGTTACCGACGAAAAAGGAGAGGTGCTCGTTGGGGTTTCCGTGAGGGTTAAAGGCAGCAATACGGGCACTTCAACTGATAAAGATGGTAATTATACCCTGCAGGCTGCCCCTGCTGCCATTTTGGTATTTTCCTATGTTGGCTTCAGTAACCAGGAAGCGGGCGTAAACGCTACGGGAGTAGTTAACATAAAAATGGCAGGAGATAAACAACTCGACGAAGTTGTAGTGGTAGGTTATGGTACAGCCAAAAAAAAGGATCTCACAGGTGGACTAGCAGTAGTAGGTAAGGAGCAGATCAATATGGTTTCTACCCCGAACTTAATGGATCGTCTGGTTGGTCAGGTAGCTGGTTTCAATATCACTACAGGTAATGCCGCCCCCGGACAAGACCAGACATTACTGATCCGCGGCGAAAACTCACTATCCGCCAGCAACAATCCATTAATCATTTTAGATGGAATTCCATATAGCGGCTCGCTTGTAGACCTCGACCCGAATAACATCGAAAACCTCACTATTTTAAAGGACGCTTCAGCGGTCGCTATCTATGGTTCACGTGGCTCAAACGGGGTTATCCTTATTCAAACCAAAAGAGGGATACTGGGTAAGGCACAGGTAAATTATAAAGGACAGTTGGGATTTGCAGAACCCATGCAGCGAATTGATGTGATGGGACCCAATGAATACATCAGGTTTAAACAGGATATCGGCAGATTAAGATTAGGCTATACCGGCGAACAGCTTGATCCAATTGCCGGAAACATCATAAGCGTTACTGAACGTGAAAATTACAAGAACGGAATTACCAGCAACTGGCAGGATTACATCTTTCAGAGGGGGATCACCATGGATCATCAGTTGAGTATCTCAGGCGGTACGCAAAATACCAAATACATGGCGGCTGCATCGTCGCTTAGTCAGGAGGGGGTAGTTTATAATTCGAAACTTTCCAGATTAAACGTTACGGCCAACATTGATCAGACTTTCAATAACTGGTTAACCGTAGGCATTGGCACACAGTTTACGCAAAGAAGTGATGGAGGAATTACCCCAAACATCGAACACGCAATTAAACAAAGCCCGTACGGAAAGTATAAAGATGCCGCAGGTTATTACGTTGCAGAGCCAATGGAATATTCGCTGATTGTAAATCCAATGCGTAATGTTAATGCAGATCAGGATCGGATTAACCGTAGTTTTTTCCTTACCGGTTATGCTGATCTCAAACTGCCGGTGAAAGGCTTAACTGCCAGATCAAACTTTGGTTATAATTACCGTAACGGATTTACAGGAACCTATTATGGCCGCGATACTTTTGATGGAAGAGAACAGGCAGGTTTAGTGGGAGGGAAAGCAAGCGTTAGCAACAATCAGTATAACGATTATACCTGGGAGAATATCCTTAAGTACGAGCGTACTTTCGGCGATCACCGTATTGATGCTACAGGTTTATTCAGTATGAACCAGACCAGAAGTGTAAATACCACTCAAAATGGAGAAGGCTTTGTTACCGATGATACGGGTTACTTCATCATGGGTAATGCCAGCCGTAACATTACAAACGTTTCCGGTATTTCAGAAACAGCCATGTTATCCTACATGGGGCGCCTCAATTACGCCTATAAAGGCAAATACCTGGCTACATTTACCGGCCGCACAGATGGAGCTTCCGTATTCGCGGTAAACAGAAAATATGCTTTTTTTCCTTCAGCAGCTTTGGCCTGGAACATCAGCGAAGAAAAGTTTGTAAAAGATAATATAAACTGGATTGATCTGGTAAAACTAAGGGTTTCTTACGGAGCTAATGGTAATCAGGCAATAACAGCTTACAGAACCTTAGACCGCCTGAATTCAAGTGTGAAATATACCTGGGGAGATGGAAGCACTGCGGTTAATACCGCTTACCTGGCAGGCGATGGTGTCGGAAATCCTAATTTGAAATGGGAAACTACTTATACAACCAATGTCGGCCTTGATTTTCAATTGTTTAAAAATCGCCTGAGCGGAACAATTGATGCCTATCTCTCCAATACAAAAGATTTATTAATGATTCGCACGGTGCCTATCATGAACGGTTACAGTCGCATCTGGGATAATATCGGGCAAACCCAGAATAAGGGCTTCGAGGTTACGCTGAATTCGCTTAACATCAATTCGGAAAATTTTAAATGGAATTCAACAGCCGTGTTTTCTTTGGATCGCGACAAGATTGTGGAACTTAGAGGCGATGGCCTGGATGATATCGGTAACAACTGGTTCATTGGCAAGCCCCTGAGGGTTTTCTATGATTACAATATGATCGGAATCTGGCAAAAGGGAGAGAACTATGCCCCTCAGCCGGGAGCAGGCGCCGGAGCTGCGAAACTGGAGGATGTGGATGGTAACGGAAAAATAGAACTCGCCGACAGGAAAGTAATCGGCTCAAAAATGCCAAGGTATACTGCTTCATTCAGCAACCGTTTCAGCTATAAAAATTTTTATATGTCTGCCCTGCTTACCGGTGTATTCGGTGTATGGCGTGATGATCACATGGCCAACATAGGCGCATGGACATTTGGCATCACGAACTATGTTCATCAAGCCAATTACTGGACCCCTGAAAATCCTGGTGCAACCATTGTTTCGCCGGGGTATACCAATAGTCTTGGGCATGGTTACTATAAGAAAGTTAACTATGTACAGGTGAAAAACATCACACTTGGTTACCGGGTAGCACCACAACTGGCTAAAAAAGTTGGAGTAAGTGGAATTGATGTGAACGTCAGTGTGAATAATCTTGATACCTTCTCCAACATCAGGCAGGTACTCAATTATGACAATACCTGGATGGCCTCTTACCCCACTGCCCGCTCTTATATGTTCGGCTTAAATGTTAACTTCTAA
- a CDS encoding RagB/SusD family nutrient uptake outer membrane protein has protein sequence MKIIIKTSLALIMLLSVSGCKKFLVEELKSELAPTNTYTSTYGFEVGSAGLYALTRSEYNTYGEGGAFIHNGACPYEALQAGTDIADVINSDASLLPFANLTLASSDRFVGTYWNWAYSLISSANLMLVYAEKNTNWDSPSDKARFQAEARFFRAYAYRYLIYLYGDVPYVETILYDFKLNFTRSPKAEVLGHIIDDLKFATENLPANPDQVKDGKLTKWAAYHLLSEMYLLNKEYEPAAQAALAVINSGYYNLMKTRFGAGKDKAGDVFSDLFVENNQNRTKNANKESIWVLQFEFNTVGGGTNSDDWTRRAWIPNYSSITGFVLADTLGGRGLAQLTPMKWWVGTTGTNATGNVPGIFETADIRNSNYNIKRNWYYNNPGETSLYGKKANITEQTWFSTKTLFPAITKFFYGRAENLSLTGSYKDRMKFRLAETYLLLAEAYLGQGNPSRAADAVNEVRKRAGASVITASQMTIDFLLDERIRELVGEETRRFTLIRTGKLVDRVKLYNAAIKDKIMDFHNLWPVPQAIIDANREAPFPQNPGYGK, from the coding sequence ATGAAAATTATTATAAAAACAAGCCTGGCACTTATAATGCTACTCTCAGTAAGTGGTTGTAAAAAGTTTTTGGTAGAAGAATTAAAATCAGAACTGGCACCAACCAATACTTATACCAGTACTTATGGATTTGAAGTTGGCAGTGCCGGATTGTATGCGCTAACCCGGTCTGAATACAATACTTATGGTGAAGGTGGTGCTTTCATTCACAATGGTGCCTGTCCGTACGAAGCTTTACAGGCGGGAACAGATATCGCCGATGTGATTAATAGTGATGCATCGTTATTGCCATTTGCCAATCTTACGCTTGCTTCTTCCGATCGTTTTGTAGGGACTTACTGGAACTGGGCTTACAGCCTGATTTCCTCTGCTAATCTCATGTTGGTTTATGCTGAAAAAAATACCAACTGGGATAGCCCATCTGATAAAGCCCGTTTTCAGGCTGAAGCACGTTTCTTCCGGGCCTATGCATACCGGTATCTGATATACCTTTATGGTGATGTACCCTATGTAGAAACCATATTATACGATTTTAAACTCAATTTTACCCGCTCACCAAAGGCTGAAGTGCTGGGGCATATTATTGACGACCTGAAATTTGCAACAGAAAATCTTCCGGCAAATCCAGATCAGGTGAAAGATGGAAAGCTGACTAAGTGGGCTGCTTATCATTTGCTAAGTGAGATGTATCTACTCAACAAAGAATATGAACCTGCTGCACAGGCCGCTCTCGCAGTGATTAATAGCGGTTATTATAACCTTATGAAAACCCGTTTCGGAGCCGGTAAAGATAAGGCTGGCGATGTATTTAGTGATTTGTTCGTGGAAAATAACCAGAACAGAACAAAAAATGCCAATAAAGAAAGCATCTGGGTATTACAGTTTGAATTTAATACCGTTGGTGGTGGAACAAACTCTGACGACTGGACGCGCAGGGCGTGGATTCCAAACTATTCTTCCATTACCGGATTTGTATTGGCTGACACGCTGGGTGGGCGTGGACTGGCGCAGTTAACCCCAATGAAATGGTGGGTTGGCACTACAGGTACCAATGCAACAGGCAACGTACCCGGTATATTTGAAACCGCTGATATTCGTAATTCAAACTATAACATCAAACGCAACTGGTATTATAACAACCCCGGAGAAACATCTTTATATGGTAAAAAAGCAAATATTACCGAGCAAACCTGGTTCTCAACAAAAACTTTGTTTCCTGCCATCACAAAATTTTTCTACGGCCGTGCCGAAAATCTTAGTTTAACAGGCAGTTACAAAGACCGTATGAAATTCCGCCTGGCGGAAACTTATCTATTACTGGCAGAAGCCTACCTGGGGCAGGGCAATCCATCGAGAGCAGCCGATGCCGTGAATGAAGTCCGTAAGCGTGCCGGTGCTTCAGTAATCACCGCCAGTCAGATGACGATAGATTTTCTCCTCGATGAGCGTATTCGTGAATTGGTGGGAGAAGAAACCCGCCGGTTCACGCTGATCCGTACAGGTAAACTGGTTGACCGTGTAAAACTTTATAATGCAGCAATCAAAGATAAAATCATGGATTTTCATAACCTCTGGCCCGTTCCACAGGCAATTATAGATGCCAACAGGGAAGCACCTTTTCCACAAAATCCTGGTTACGGTAAATAA
- a CDS encoding SusE domain-containing protein, translating into MKRNKYLYKIMPLVLLIIGLVACKKGINDIGKVQEQLVIMPSSESIVLDENNLSKNIITFNWKPARPQSDDHLVSYTTKLDVVGNNFGSSTAIMNYEDDGTFSRSFTSEQLQNWASQKWGIPNNKVFTLEFRVVAQWEGGATFEAPEVRTVQIKVTPIKAVVFDADKIFLSGSAVPGINKVEMTKTFENLNQYAYVLNLQPGDLQIPVDYKGATNYIASADANTALQDGSAVAIKTRETAFSWKIETAGQYRVVVNMQKATATIYSPLQALTPKVVNWTGDGSVAQTTTITDLWMHGAINSFGTPIKMECRVSLADPQILVYTGARVGKTKFIVYGGTDNNKNLAYAFSAPLSATNTAQDLTLVQGTVATLSGGSTSAQRNSYYTIPSGTNVLVLDLRNMTILSEKR; encoded by the coding sequence ATGAAAAGAAATAAATATTTATATAAAATAATGCCTTTGGTATTACTGATAATTGGTTTGGTTGCCTGTAAAAAGGGCATCAATGATATCGGAAAAGTTCAGGAACAACTGGTTATTATGCCCTCGTCAGAAAGCATTGTACTTGACGAGAACAACCTGTCCAAAAATATTATCACATTTAACTGGAAGCCTGCCCGGCCGCAATCGGATGACCATCTGGTATCTTATACCACTAAGCTGGATGTGGTCGGGAATAATTTCGGCTCTTCTACAGCGATTATGAACTATGAGGATGACGGGACTTTTAGCAGAAGTTTTACTTCCGAACAATTGCAGAATTGGGCCAGTCAGAAATGGGGAATCCCCAACAATAAAGTATTTACTTTAGAGTTCAGGGTTGTTGCCCAATGGGAAGGAGGCGCCACTTTCGAAGCTCCCGAAGTACGAACGGTACAAATTAAAGTAACACCAATTAAAGCTGTCGTTTTTGATGCAGACAAAATTTTTTTATCAGGAAGTGCTGTGCCTGGTATAAACAAGGTTGAAATGACAAAAACATTCGAAAACCTGAATCAGTACGCTTACGTATTGAACCTTCAGCCTGGTGATTTACAGATTCCGGTAGACTATAAAGGTGCAACCAACTATATCGCTTCTGCTGATGCAAATACAGCTTTACAAGATGGCAGTGCGGTGGCCATAAAAACCAGGGAAACCGCATTTTCATGGAAGATAGAAACCGCCGGACAATACCGGGTAGTGGTAAATATGCAAAAAGCAACTGCCACCATCTATTCGCCCCTGCAGGCCTTAACCCCAAAAGTGGTAAACTGGACAGGCGACGGATCGGTAGCTCAAACCACAACCATTACCGATTTATGGATGCACGGCGCGATCAACAGTTTTGGTACACCAATAAAAATGGAATGCAGGGTGAGTTTAGCCGACCCGCAAATCCTGGTTTACACGGGAGCAAGGGTTGGAAAAACAAAATTCATTGTTTACGGTGGCACAGATAACAATAAAAATCTTGCCTACGCCTTTAGTGCCCCGCTTTCAGCCACTAATACTGCGCAAGACCTTACATTGGTGCAGGGAACAGTAGCTACGCTATCCGGAGGGTCAACAAGTGCACAGCGAAACTCATACTACACCATCCCGTCAGGCACTAATGTGCTGGTACTCGACCTGCGTAATATGACTATTCTCTCAGAAAAAAGATAG
- a CDS encoding DUF4832 domain-containing protein, with protein MKTLNYKSILSQIAMTLICIMVFACKKSGSEEITKAEGTLVKPNYNRSTMFRNPLNGWVMYGSGSGSASYWDTEYYVPDLGKKVKAIDYASACYIRTSWATFNPANGVYAWRDPSTAIYKMIKAANDKGLPIAFRFVADGQDQGLNTPQFVIDAGARYYLADSKFPDRKSPYPQDPVFQQYYAKFIQALAEDFNDPKRTSFIDGYGLGKWGEGHGVIYEDPNTATAANTEKYKTEVMDWITSLYSRYFTKVPLMMTYHRLIADPASGGSVNANSTRLLEMAINKGYSLRQDAFGMTDYYQSWEKNFAKTWNFKRPIIMEGGWITSGTHRYWIDPSGKYREGHPEDVRQGEFDSSAEACVNMMDFRIGDIESWFSKAFNLTQRFISEGGYRLYPDQVYLPEKVNSGAEATITHRWRNMGWGYFPNNIPQWNYKYKVAFALLDGNGNVKKVIIDTKAEPSAWLKNSPATYELKANIGVPAGSYTWAVAIVDTTKENQPGIKLAVNGDITSTGWLKLMDVAIQ; from the coding sequence ATGAAAACATTAAATTATAAATCAATCCTATCGCAAATTGCGATGACCCTGATATGTATCATGGTATTTGCATGTAAAAAAAGCGGATCTGAGGAAATTACCAAAGCCGAAGGTACATTGGTTAAACCCAATTATAACAGAAGTACGATGTTCAGAAACCCGTTAAACGGCTGGGTGATGTATGGTTCAGGTTCTGGTTCAGCCAGCTACTGGGACACAGAATATTACGTGCCGGATCTTGGGAAAAAAGTAAAAGCGATTGATTATGCTTCCGCTTGCTACATCCGTACCAGTTGGGCCACTTTTAACCCGGCCAACGGCGTTTATGCCTGGAGAGATCCAAGCACCGCAATTTATAAAATGATCAAAGCAGCAAACGATAAAGGTTTGCCCATTGCTTTCCGTTTTGTGGCCGACGGGCAGGATCAGGGCCTTAACACACCGCAGTTTGTGATTGATGCAGGTGCCAGGTATTATCTGGCAGATAGTAAATTCCCGGATCGGAAATCTCCCTATCCACAGGATCCGGTTTTTCAGCAATACTATGCCAAATTTATTCAGGCGTTGGCCGAAGATTTTAACGATCCGAAGCGTACATCGTTTATTGATGGTTATGGACTTGGGAAATGGGGTGAGGGGCATGGTGTGATATATGAAGATCCCAATACCGCTACAGCGGCCAATACCGAAAAATATAAAACCGAAGTAATGGACTGGATTACATCTTTATATTCCAGGTATTTCACTAAGGTGCCTTTGATGATGACTTATCATCGTTTAATTGCGGATCCGGCCAGTGGAGGTTCGGTTAATGCCAATAGCACCCGTTTGCTGGAAATGGCAATCAACAAGGGATATAGTCTTCGTCAGGATGCATTCGGAATGACAGATTATTATCAAAGCTGGGAAAAGAATTTTGCAAAAACCTGGAACTTTAAACGTCCTATTATTATGGAAGGTGGCTGGATTACCAGCGGTACACACCGTTACTGGATTGATCCGAGTGGAAAATACAGGGAGGGGCATCCCGAAGATGTACGCCAGGGCGAGTTTGATTCGTCGGCAGAAGCTTGCGTGAACATGATGGATTTCCGCATTGGTGATATCGAATCCTGGTTCTCAAAAGCTTTCAACCTCACTCAGCGTTTCATCTCTGAAGGTGGATATCGCTTATACCCGGATCAGGTTTACCTGCCCGAAAAAGTGAATAGCGGAGCAGAAGCAACGATTACCCACCGGTGGAGAAACATGGGATGGGGTTATTTTCCAAACAACATTCCGCAATGGAATTACAAGTATAAAGTAGCCTTTGCACTTTTAGATGGCAATGGAAATGTAAAGAAGGTAATTATTGATACCAAAGCCGAACCTTCTGCCTGGCTGAAAAATAGTCCGGCTACCTACGAACTAAAAGCAAACATAGGAGTTCCTGCCGGAAGTTATACCTGGGCGGTAGCAATTGTTGATACCACAAAAGAAAACCAGCCAGGAATAAAACTTGCCGTAAATGGTGATATCACTTCTACAGGATGGCTGAAACTTATGGATGTAGCTATTCAATAA